One Setaria viridis chromosome 3, Setaria_viridis_v4.0, whole genome shotgun sequence DNA window includes the following coding sequences:
- the LOC117847377 gene encoding uncharacterized protein, translated as MAAQREKSAAAVAPAPGAAAASGSPSPSSSSGAPAAAASGERWSAAIGNLGELGANVDGLQKLLARKAVFVDDDIFSKASLAADQARTIKVLDQRVQSLERELDAAISAAARARTEKRQAEAGQRAAELRAQEVTKELENTARVFELHMEELRLKQEEIAKKDSDIKVLEAIIRTLSSKDDTLSSKDDDGSSE; from the exons ATGGCGGCGCAGAGGGAGAAGTCCGCGGCCGCGGTCGcgcccgcccccggcgccgcggcTGCTTCGGGATCGCCGTCTCCTTCGTCGTCGTCCggagccccggcggcggcggcgtcgggggagCGGTGGAGCGCGGCGATCGGGAACCTCGGGGAGCTGGGCGCCAACGTGGACGGGCTGCAGAAGCTGCTCGCGCGGAAGGCCGTCTTCGTCGACGACGACATCTTCTCCAAGGCCTCGCTCGCCGCCGACCAGGCGCGCACCATCAAG GTTCTTGACCAGAGGGTTCAGTCTCTTGAACGCGAACTCGATGCTGCCATTTCTGCCGCAGCTCGAGCTCGTACAGAGAAACGGCAGGCTGAAGCCGGCCAACGAGCCGCTGAGTTACGTGCACAGGAGGTCACAAAGGAGCTGGAGAACACTGCAA GAGTGTTTGAGTTACACATGGAGGAGTTGCGGCTGAAGCAAGAGGAGATTGCGAAGAAAGATAGTGATATCAAGGTGCTAGAAGCGATAATACGAACCCTTAGTAGCAAAGATGACACCCTTAGTAGCAAAGATGATGATGGATCCAGCGAATAA
- the LOC117847378 gene encoding protein SPIRAL1-like 3 produces MGRGVSSGGGQSSLGYLFGSDEAPKSAEKPAPVQKPTPPSSAEKLKDIPAGIQSSRSNNYMRAEGQNCGNFLTDRPSTKVQAAPGGGSSLDYLFSGSKDGK; encoded by the exons ATGGGTCGTGGTGTTAGCAGTGGGGGTGGTCAGAGTTCCTTAGGCTACCTCTTTGGTAGTGATGAAGCTCCAAAATCAGCTGAGAAGCCTGCACCTGTTCAAAAGCCAACACCTCCGTCCTCTGCTGAGAAACTAAAAGATATCCCAGCTGGTATTCAAAGTAGTAGATCAAACAATTACATGAGAGCTGAAGGCCAGAACTGTGGAAATTTCCTTACG GACCGTCCATCAACCAAGGTGCAAGCTGCTCCAGGTGGTGGCTCTTCGCTCGACTATCTTTTCAGTGGCAGCAAGGACGGCAAGTGA